Proteins encoded by one window of Aspergillus puulaauensis MK2 DNA, chromosome 4, nearly complete sequence:
- a CDS encoding uncharacterized protein (COG:G;~EggNog:ENOG410QDJB;~InterPro:IPR011701,IPR036259;~PFAM:PF07690;~TransMembrane:7 (o173-191i198-221o233-254i266-285o386-404i411-430o506-525i);~go_function: GO:0022857 - transmembrane transporter activity [Evidence IEA];~go_process: GO:0055085 - transmembrane transport [Evidence IEA]), whose amino-acid sequence MGDFEATKTAADVRERPLKEHSDIARDGPQTNQPEAPQPAIASFFSRRRGRDLEEIATQPSVYDDPKLAPYFQPNPKYENLHRFDPDFKWKWGEEKPLIRKIDWRVTIWAALAFFALDLDRSNISQANTDNFLDDMGLDTNDYNLGQTLFKVAFLIAELPSQLVSKKIGPDRWIPAQMCLWSIASAAQFWLNSRASFLALRVIIGVLQGGFIPDIILYLSYFFKSDELPLRLAIFWMANRLTDVVSPLIAYGVLHMRGTHGQEGWRWLFLIEGLITLIIGIWSIFQMAPSPTQTKAWWRPHGWFNEYEEKIMVNRILRDDPSKGDMHNRQAITPKLLWKSLCDFDLWPIYAIGLTFGIPPSPSDQYLTLTLRGLGFDTFNSNLLSIPAQIITTINMLILTYISVKWNQRAWLGLFTQFWFLPCLVALAVLPEGTPRWGSYALVTVILSYPTPHAMQVGWCSSNSNTVRTRTVSAALYNMMVQVQAIIASNIYREDDKPLYRRGNRVLIGINCLNVVLYLFAKWYYVNRNKQREKVWGGMTPEEKEEYLNTTTDQGNKRLDFRFAH is encoded by the exons ATGGGCGACTTTGAGGCGACCAAAACGGCCGCTGACGTCCGGGAGCGTCCCCTGAAAGAACATTCAGACATTGCCAGAGATGGCCCTCAGACCAACCAACCTGAGGCCCCCCAGCCGGCTATTGcgagcttcttctccagacGCAGGGGCCGTGATCTCGAGGAGATTGCCACCCAGCCCTCAGTATATGATGACCCAAAGCTAGCACCGTATTTCCAACCGAATCCGAAGTATGAGAACCTGCATCGATTCGACCCTGATTTCAAGTGGAAATGGGGAGAGGAAAAG CCTTTGATCCGTAAAATTGACTGGAGGGTCACCATTTGGGCGGCACTCGCTTTCTTCGCGCTGGATCTCGATCGCAGTAATATCAGTCAGGCTAATACAGATAACTTCCTCGATGACATGGGATTGGATACTAATG ATTATAACCTGGGACAAACGCTGTTTAAGGTGGCGTTTCTGATAGCCGAGCTGCCATCTCAGCTCGTCAGTAAAAAGATAG GTCCGGATCGATGG ATTCCAGCTCAAATGTGCCTCTGGAGCATTGCCTCAGCTGCTCAATTTTGGCTCAACAGCAGAGCATCATTTCTAGCTTTACGAGTGATAATTGGAGTTCTTCAAGGCGGGTTTATTCCTGATATTATTCTGTATCTT TCATACTTCTTCAAAAGCGACGAACTCCCTTTACGTCTAGCTATCTTTTGGATGGCGAACAGACTGACGGATGTCGTTTCTCCATTGATTGCATATGGTGTCTTGCATATGCGTGGAACTCACGGCCAGgagggatggagatggct GTTCCTCATTGAGGGCCTTATCACCCTGATCATCGGCATCTGGTCAATCTTCCAGATGGCGCCATCTCCCACACAGACAAAGGCATGGTGGCGACCGCATGGTTGGTTCAACGAGTACGAAGAAAAGATTATGGTGAACCGCATCCTCCGCGACGATCCATCCAAGGGCGACATGCACAATCGCCAGGCGATCACGCCAAAGCTGCTGTGGAAATCGCTCTGCGATTTCGATCTCTGGCCCATTTATGCCATCGGCCTGACATTTGGcatccctccttctccgtcGGATCAGTATCTTACTTTGACCCTGCGCGGACTCGGGTTTGATACCTTCAACTCTAACTTGCTGAGTATTCCGGCTCAGATTATAACTACAATTAAT ATGTTGATCTTGACATACATATCCGTGAAATGGAACCAGCGGGCGTGGCTCGGTCTATTCACACAGTTCTGGTTTCTTCCGTGTCTTGTCGCCTTAGCCGTTTTACCTGAGGGAACTCCTCGCTGGGGCTCATATGCACTCGTCACTGTGATTCTATCATACCCAACCC CGCATGCAATGCAAGTCGGATGGTGCAGTTCGAACTCCAACACCGTCCGGACACGGACTGTCTCAGCAGCTTTATACAA TATGATGGTGCAAGTACAGGCGATTATAGCCTCGAATATCTACCGCGAGGACGACAAACCGCTCT ACCGTCGGGGAAACCGTGTTCTCATTGGGATTAACTGTTTGAATGTCGTCCTGTATCTTTTCGCGAAGTGGTATTATGTGAATAGGAATAAACAGCGTGAGAAGGTATGGGGGGGTATGACTCCAGAG gagaaggaagagtaTCTGAACACGACGACCGATCAGGGGAACAAGAGGTTGGATTTCCGGTTCGCTCACTAG
- a CDS encoding TauD/TfdA dioxygenase family protein (COG:I;~EggNog:ENOG410PMNX;~InterPro:IPR042098,IPR003819;~PFAM:PF02668;~go_function: GO:0016491 - oxidoreductase activity [Evidence IEA];~go_process: GO:0055114 - oxidation-reduction process [Evidence IEA]) → MSVTLTKEGEAVPAVVKAFDDKAHSEYKYAQYLPVYDNETKFPPTEPFEFKDRGQAADKAKPHLFQTGDSNIEITKLTPRVGSEVRGLQLSQLTDVQKDELALLIAERGVVVFRDQDFKDVGPEKQKEFAAYFGRLHVHPVGAHVEGHIEFHNIYLGADNLYRLQQRSSRLSTTGYHSDVSYEHQPPGVTLLSLLSVPSTGGDTGWVSQVAAYERLSEPIKKLLEGLRAEHSGFPQAERARLDGKHVRREPVKSEHPIVRVHPATGDKALFVNPGFTKRIIGLKDEESDAILQLLFKHIALSQDIQVRVKWDDRTVSLWDNRVTAHTAISDYDTSSDGLRHGIRLTTLAERPVGVDGLETVW, encoded by the exons ATGTCCGTGACACTCACCAAAGAAGGCGAGGCCGTGCCCGCCGTCGTCAAGGCCTTCGACGACAAAGCCCACAGCGAG TACAAATATGCCCAATACTTACCCGTCTACGACAATGAAACCAAGTTTCCCCCCACGGAGCCGTTTGAATTCAAAGACCGGGGGCAAGCAGCAGACAAGGCCAAACCTCACTTGTTTCAAACCGGAGACTCCAATATAGAAATCACCAAACTCACGCCTCGCGTGGGCTCTGAAGTCCGTGGGCTACAGCTATCGCAGCTTACAGACGTCCAGAAGGATGAACTGGCCCTTCTCATCGCAGAGCGCGGAGTCGTTGTCTTCCGCGATCAGGACTTCAAGGATGTCGGACCAGAGAAGCAAAAGGAATTTGCTGCTTACTTTGGAAGACTTCACGTTCAC CCCGTTGGTGCCCACGTTGAAGGCCATATCGAATTCCACAACATTTACCTCGGCGCAGACAACCTGTACCGTCTACAGCAGAGATCGAGTAGATTGTCGACGACCGGTTACCATTCGGATGTCTCCTACGAGCACCAGCCTCCCGGTGTGACGttgctctcgctgctcaGTGTTCCCTCAACCGGTGGTGATACCGGCTGGGTCTCTCAGGTTGCTGCGTACGAGCGCCTGTCTGAGCCTATCAAGAAGTTACTTGAGGGTCTGCGTGCAGAGCATAGTGGGTTTCCCCAAGCTGAGAGGGCGCGGCTTGATGGAAAGCATGTACGGAGAGAGCCTGTCAAGTCAGAGCATCCCATTGTTAGGGTTCATCCG GCCACCGGGGACAAAGCACTGTTCGTCAATCCTGGCTTCACGAAGCGTATCATTGGTCTAAAGGACGAAGAATCGGACGCTATTCTGCAGCTTTTGTTCAAG CACATTGCCCTATCGCAGGATATCCAGGTCCGTGTTAAATGGGACGATAGGACTGTTTCTCTATGGGACAACCGGGTTACTGCCCATACAGCCATCTCAGACTATGATACTTCAAGCGATGGGCTGCGCCATGGCATTCGACTCACTACTCTTGCTGAGAGACCCGTTGGCGTTGATGGGTTAGAGACTGTCTGGTAG
- a CDS encoding uncharacterized protein (COG:G;~EggNog:ENOG410Q18W;~InterPro:IPR011701,IPR036259;~PFAM:PF07690;~TransMembrane:10 (i114-131o185-203i215-235o247-267i279-297o359-379i391-411o423-443i450-472o519-538i);~go_function: GO:0022857 - transmembrane transporter activity [Evidence IEA];~go_process: GO:0055085 - transmembrane transport [Evidence IEA]) has protein sequence MSHERDLELDILAPDILVSEPEMDSDKEVTQRLLDGRQSSSYTDLSSTRASKDGSRIEALETEDGFPSKNPFADTEVAERYRLIYEKAQYECRHVFEPTLAWTREEEKAIVRKIDWHVCLWACVMFFGLQVDRSNLIQAVSDNMLDDLGLSTNDYNTGNIIFYISFLMAELPSQLISKALGPDRWIPIQMSLWSLVAISQSALQGRFSFFLTRSLLGMLEGGFIPDIVLWLSYFYTSRELPTRLSLFWTTLSVTEIIGSFMAFGVLHMRGVLGWGGWRWLFLIEGLITLLVGVASFFKMPASAVETKTWFRPKGWFSDREVRIVVNRVLRDDPSKGDMHNRQAITLSRLWDSLRDYDLWPLYLLGLIVYTPMVPVRTYITLTLKSVGFDTFATNLLIIPYNITHILMLNGLTHISERLNERAFVSMVQSLWVLPCLLVLRFWSNAMIDAWGTYAIMTVLLSYPYCHAILVGWTSKNSNNVGTRTVSAAVYNMSCQMGSIIGNNVFRADDAPLYKRGYSVLLWLNLLGIVLFVGTKVYYVKRNQERVRVWSAMNDEQREDYIKNSPDTGSKRLDFRFAH, from the exons ATGTCTCACGAACGAGATCTCGAGCTCGACATACTCGCCCCGGATATATTGGTCTCAGAGCCAGAAATGGACTCGGACAAGGAGGTTACGCAGAGGTTATTAGATGGCCGGCAGTCATCTTCTTACACGGACCTTTCGtccaccagagccagcaagGACGGTTCTCGCATTGAAGCGCTCGAAACGGAGGATGGATTCCCCTCGAAGAACCCATTTGCGGATACTGAAGTAGCGGAGCGGTATAGACTTATCTATGAAAAGGCTCAGTACGAGTGTCGACATGTTTTCGAACCTACGTTGGCCTGGACaagggaggaagagaaggctATTGTACGGAAGATTGACTGGCATGTTTGTCTGTGGGCA TGTGTAATGTTCTTCGGTCTTCAGGTTGATAGGAGCAACCTGATCCAGGCCGTTTCCGATAACATGCTGGATGACCTGGGGTTGTCTACAAACG ACTATAATACCGGAAATATCATATTTtacatctccttcctcatggCCGAGCTGCCCTCACAGCTCATCTCCAAAGCCCTCGGTCCTGACCGCTGGATCCCTATCCAAATGTCCCTCTGGTCGCTCGTGGCCATCTCTCAATCCGCCCTCCAAGGAcgattctccttcttcctaACCCGGTCACTCCTCGGTATGCTCGAAGGTGGATTCATTCCAGACATAGTCCTATGGCTATCTTACTTCTACACTAGTCGCGAACTGCCCACCCGCTTAAG TCTCTTCTGGACAACCCTTTCTGTAACTGAAATTATCGGCTCATTCATGGCCTTCGGTGTCTTACACATGCGCGGTGTTCTCGGCTGGGgcggctggcgctggctaTTCCTCATCGAAGGGCTTATAACGCTGCTCGTTGGTGTAGCCTCGTTCTTCAAGATGCCAGCGTCGGCTGTAGAAACGAAAACATGGTTTCGCCCCAAAGGGTGGTTTTCAGATCGTGAGGTTCGTATCGTGGTTAATCGGGTTCTGCGTGATGATCCGTCGAAAG GTGATATGCATAATCGCCAGGCGATTACACTGTCAAGGCTATGGGACTCGTTACGCGACTATGATTTATGGCCGCTGTATTTGCTTGGACTGATCGTGTACACGCCCATGGTCCCAGTTCGGACATACATAACCCTAACTCTCAAGAGCGTGGGATTTGACACT TTCGCTACAAACCTCCTCATAATCCCGTATAACATAACGCACATCCTCATGCTCAACGGGCTCACCCACATCAGCGAGCGTCTGAATGAACGCGCTTTCGTCTCCATGGTCCAATCGCTCTGGGTTCTCCCCTGCCTTCTTGTGCTGCGATTCTGGTCCAATGCAATGATTGACGCCTGGGGAACATACGCAATAATGACAGTGCTCCTGTCATACCCGTACTGCCATGCAATCCTTGTCGGATGGACGTCGAAGAACTCGAATAATGTCGGCACGAGGACGGTGTCTGCGGCTGTCTATAATA TGAGCTGCCAAATGGGGAGCATAATAGGGAACAATGTTTTCCGCGCGGACGATGCACCGCTGTATAAACGAGGGTACTCGGTGCTTTTGTGGCTGAACTTGCTTGGAATTGTGCTCTTCGTTGGGACGAAAGTATACTACGTGAAGAGGAACCAGGAGAGGGTTAGGGTCTGGAGTGCTATGAATGATGAG CAACGAGAGGATTATATCAAGAACAGCCCTGATACAGGGAGTAAGAGACTGGATTTCCGGTTTGCGCATTGA